The genomic stretch CCAGGGAAAAAGCGATCATCGAACAGTTCAGCCGTCAGCAGGCGACCATTGCGGCCGGGGCGGCCGCCGGCATAGAGGACATGGTAGCCGGCATCGAACGGATCATCGTGATCCTTTCCAAATTGCCGACGGTGGAACAGATCGAATGCGAGGAAACGATCCGGAGCATTCAGACCGCCTATGATGACCTGGATGGGAAGGTCGAATTCATCGTTCGGCTCGACGGGAACGGCGATATTTCCTGCGGGTATCCTCCTGCTTTCATCGATGTCGCAGCATTTGAAAACTTCAGCGGCCATCCATTCTTTGCAAACATCCGTGAATCCCGGGAATTTTATGTTGGTGAGTTCTCGCTGTCGGGCGCAGCGGGCATGCTTCCCGAGTGGGGATCCGTCCCGATGACGGCGATCGCCGTTCCCTCCGTGGACCGAAACGGAGAATTCGTCGGGGCAACGCTGGCCGCGCTTTCACTGAAAACGATAGTCAAGCGGTACGTGGCACCGGCGGCGGAAAAGGGCGTGTACGATTTCTGGATCGTCGACGGGGCGGGAACGATCATTTTTCATTCAAACCCGGTGTTGGTCGGCAAGAACGTCGAAAATATTTCAACTCTCAGGGAGCCTGTTTTCGAGGAAATCGCGGGGGGAACCGGATTGGGATACGGCGGGTACGTTGTGAGCAAGGGCATGGGGGATATACGACGCAGCATCGTCGCCTATGCACCGATGCGCATAGGTTCCCTGCAGTGGTCTTTTGTCATGGTCACCCCCTATAAGGCAGTCATAGCCATCGTGAGGAAGGCGTTCATCAATATCATGCTCGGCGCAGCCGGGCTCATTGTCGTCGTGATCATAACCGGGACCACCATCGCGCGGGCCGGCGCCAGGCGGCTCCGTCTTCACGAGGAATTGAAGCGTCTTCAGGAACGGGAGGAGTGGCAGGGCAAGCTCCTGAGAGAGAAGAAGACCGTGGAAGGGATCATTGAAGGGTCCCCGGTCCCCACCTTTGTTATCGACAAGGAACATCGGGTCATACTGTGGAACAGGGCCTGCGCCGAACTGACCGGATCGAGCGCCCGGGACATGATCGGGACGGACCGGCACTATATTCCCTTTTACCGTGAGAAAAGGCCGCTTATCGCCGATATTATCGTCGATTATGACCACGAAGTGCTGCAGAAGTACTACGGTGCGAAGAAGATCGTACAATCCGATATTGTTGAAGGTGCTTACGAGGCAAAGGATTATTTTGAAAATCTCAATGGAAAGGACCGGTATCTCTATTTCCTCGCCGCCCCGATCTATGATGAGAAGGGAGAGGTGACGGCGGCGATCGAGAGTATTCAGGATATCTCATATGAAGAGGAGATGGCCCGGAACCTTCGCGAGTTTGCCGACAGTATTGAAAGAGAGAAGAAGACCGTGGAAGGAATCGTCGAGGGATCGCCGATCCCGACCTTTGTCATCGACAAGCACCATACCATTATCTTCTGGAACAAGGCCTGTGCCGAACTGACAGGGTATGACGCCGCGCAGATGATCGGCACCGGCAAACATTACCTTCCTTTTTACCGCGAAAAGAGACCGGTCATCGCCGATTTCATCATCGACGGGAACGTCGCCGGACTGGATCAGTATTACGGTTCCAAGAAAGTACGGAAATCAGAGGTGGTCCGGGGGGCCTACGAGGCACGGGACTTCTTTGCCAACCTGGGAGGCAGGGACCGGCATCTCTATTTTCTGGCGGCGCCCATATACGATGACAAGGGGAACATTACCGCCGCCGTTGAAACATTGCAGGATATTTCCCGGGAAAAGGAAATGTCGGAGCATCTTCGCGAGTATGCGGACAACCTCCAGAAGGAGCTCAAGGAGAACATAAAGCTCAGGAAGGAGATCGAAGAGCTCTATAATTATCTCCAATCCATCATCGACAGCCTGCCCGACAAGATTTTCGACCTGAGCGGTGAGGGGATTATCAACTTTGTGAGCAGAGACATTAAGCGCGACGGAGGGATATCGAAAGAGATCAAGGGGATGCATTTTACGGAATTCGTCGATCCCCAGCACCGGGATTACGTCATAACAAAATGGAACGATGCCAAGAATGGAATATTCAAACCCTATGAGCTTGAAGTGACGGCCCGCGACGGGACGCGGCGGGACCTGCTCATTTCACCCCGCCCCGTAAAGGGAACGGACCGGTATGTTCTCGTTCAGCGAGATATCACAGAGCTGAAAGATCTTGAAAAGAAGTATTATGAAAGCCAGAAACTGGCGGCGGTGGGACAGCTATCCGCCGGCATTGCCCATGAAGTAAGGAATCCCCTCTCATCGATCAAGATGAGCCTTCAGATCCTCGAAAAACGTATGAATCCGCAGGGCAACGACATGAAGCGGTTCCGGATCGCTCAGAGGGAAGTTGAGCACCTGGAAAAACTGGTCAATGATGTGCTCGTTTTCGCCAGGCCCGCGGAACCCAGGAAAGAGTTGTCCGATGTCAGGGGGATCATGGAGCATGCTCTCGCGATGGTGGAAAAGGCCCTGACGGATAAAAGGATCAAACTGCACCAGCGATACGATGACGGGATTCCTCTCATGAACGTTGATCCGGCAATGATGGAACAGGCGCTCATCAACCTGTACCACAACGCTGTTGACGCCATGGAGGAAAACGGAAAACTTCTCATATCGGCCAAAATGAGCGGTAAGAACAGAAACAGGCTGAAGATCGAAATAGAAGATAACGGGTGCGGTATCGACGAGGCCGATCTGCCGCACCTGTTCAACCCCTTCTTTACGAAGAAAAAATACGGGACCGGGCTGGGACTTTCCCAGGTCAGTAAAATTATTGATCAGCATCAGGGGACGACGGAAATCCTGAGCAAGAAAGGGGAGGGCACCAGATTCATAATCACGCTTCCGATTGAGGGGAGCGGTGGGGCCTCCGCTAACAATTCCGATGACGCACAAGGGCCATCGTAATTGGTGAGGACAGGAGCCATGTCAAAAATTCTCGTTATTGATGATGACAGTTCGATCTGTGAAACGCTCGAACTCTACCTGACGGAAGAGGGGTACGACGTAACCACCGCCGCAACCGGCACGGACGGTCTGAACCGTTTTGTCGAGACCGGACCGGATGTGGTTGTTCTCGATATCAGGTTGCCCGATATAGACGGTTACACCGTCCTGGAAGACCTGAAGGAAGAGGATGAAAATGTGAAGGTGATCATGATCACGGCGCACCACGATATGGAGTCCACCATCAAGGCCATGAAGGGAGGGGCCTTTGATTACATTCACAAACCCATTGATGTGGATGAGCTTGATATCGCCATCAAGAAGGCGCTGAACAGCCTCGACATGGAAAAGAAGATCGACGGTCTTCTTGTTGACCCGTCCCGGGATTTCAAAGTAGGTGACATTATCGGTACCGGACCGAAGATGCGGGAGATATTCAAGACCGTCGGCGTCGTTTCTCAGAGCAAGACGACCGTTCTCATCCAGGGGGAAAGCGGCACCGGAAAGGAACTGATCGCGAAGGTCATTCATAACAATACGGCCCGCAGTGAACCTTATATCGCGGTCAATTGCTCGGCCATCGTGGAGACCCTTCTTGAATCGGAACTGTTCGGTCACGAAAAGGGTTCTTTCACGGGAGCGATCAGCCGGAAACTGGGAAAGTTCGAACTGGCCAGGCATGGTACGGTCTTTCTTGACGAGATCAGTGAAATGTCGGTCAATCTCCAGGCGAAGCTGCTGAGAGTCCTTCAGGAGATGGAATTTGAGCGTGTCGGCGGCAAGGACCGCGTGAAGGTCAACGCCCGGATCATCACAGCCACGAACAAGGACCTTCTTTCCCTGGTAAAGGATGGGAAATTCCGGGATGACCTTTACTACCGTTTGAACATCGTTTCGATCAGAATACCGCCCTTGAGGGAGCGGCGGGAGGACCTGGTGCCTCTGATAAACTATCTGCTTGCCAAGATAAACCGGGAGCTTCATAAAAAGATCGCCGGTGTTTCCGATGAAATGATGGAAACATTCAATCGCTACCCGTGGCCCGGAAATATCCGCGAGCTTGAGAACCTGCTGGTCCGGGCTTCCGTCATAGC from Deltaproteobacteria bacterium encodes the following:
- a CDS encoding PAS domain S-box protein, producing MNRYFKSKKGISIWITTSVIILLIILLALTVNHAREKAIIEQFSRQQATIAAGAAAGIEDMVAGIERIIVILSKLPTVEQIECEETIRSIQTAYDDLDGKVEFIVRLDGNGDISCGYPPAFIDVAAFENFSGHPFFANIRESREFYVGEFSLSGAAGMLPEWGSVPMTAIAVPSVDRNGEFVGATLAALSLKTIVKRYVAPAAEKGVYDFWIVDGAGTIIFHSNPVLVGKNVENISTLREPVFEEIAGGTGLGYGGYVVSKGMGDIRRSIVAYAPMRIGSLQWSFVMVTPYKAVIAIVRKAFINIMLGAAGLIVVVIITGTTIARAGARRLRLHEELKRLQEREEWQGKLLREKKTVEGIIEGSPVPTFVIDKEHRVILWNRACAELTGSSARDMIGTDRHYIPFYREKRPLIADIIVDYDHEVLQKYYGAKKIVQSDIVEGAYEAKDYFENLNGKDRYLYFLAAPIYDEKGEVTAAIESIQDISYEEEMARNLREFADSIEREKKTVEGIVEGSPIPTFVIDKHHTIIFWNKACAELTGYDAAQMIGTGKHYLPFYREKRPVIADFIIDGNVAGLDQYYGSKKVRKSEVVRGAYEARDFFANLGGRDRHLYFLAAPIYDDKGNITAAVETLQDISREKEMSEHLREYADNLQKELKENIKLRKEIEELYNYLQSIIDSLPDKIFDLSGEGIINFVSRDIKRDGGISKEIKGMHFTEFVDPQHRDYVITKWNDAKNGIFKPYELEVTARDGTRRDLLISPRPVKGTDRYVLVQRDITELKDLEKKYYESQKLAAVGQLSAGIAHEVRNPLSSIKMSLQILEKRMNPQGNDMKRFRIAQREVEHLEKLVNDVLVFARPAEPRKELSDVRGIMEHALAMVEKALTDKRIKLHQRYDDGIPLMNVDPAMMEQALINLYHNAVDAMEENGKLLISAKMSGKNRNRLKIEIEDNGCGIDEADLPHLFNPFFTKKKYGTGLGLSQVSKIIDQHQGTTEILSKKGEGTRFIITLPIEGSGGASANNSDDAQGPS
- a CDS encoding sigma-54-dependent Fis family transcriptional regulator; protein product: MSKILVIDDDSSICETLELYLTEEGYDVTTAATGTDGLNRFVETGPDVVVLDIRLPDIDGYTVLEDLKEEDENVKVIMITAHHDMESTIKAMKGGAFDYIHKPIDVDELDIAIKKALNSLDMEKKIDGLLVDPSRDFKVGDIIGTGPKMREIFKTVGVVSQSKTTVLIQGESGTGKELIAKVIHNNTARSEPYIAVNCSAIVETLLESELFGHEKGSFTGAISRKLGKFELARHGTVFLDEISEMSVNLQAKLLRVLQEMEFERVGGKDRVKVNARIITATNKDLLSLVKDGKFRDDLYYRLNIVSIRIPPLRERREDLVPLINYLLAKINRELHKKIAGVSDEMMETFNRYPWPGNIRELENLLVRASVIARGHILTRADFPELMPDPDSGESGEALSGDDARDREGRYLTLDEVEERHIRKVIKETDKNKGEICEMLGISRPTFERKLEKYGIVFERD